A genomic stretch from Chitinophaga agri includes:
- the paaD gene encoding 1,2-phenylacetyl-CoA epoxidase subunit PaaD yields MQTITTLQAVYNALEHVMDPEIPVLNVLELGMITDVKIDLEGVHIKMIPTFSACPAIDLIRENITNTVERELQMPAIVTVDKEVNWNSNRLSEEAKEKLRNYGIAAPVRHEGDVSLDLLEKANCPHCGSESTYLRSPFGSALCRALHVCRQCGMMFEQFKPL; encoded by the coding sequence ATGCAAACAATTACCACATTACAGGCTGTCTACAATGCTCTGGAACATGTTATGGACCCTGAAATTCCCGTATTAAATGTACTCGAACTGGGTATGATCACTGATGTAAAGATTGACCTGGAGGGAGTGCATATTAAAATGATCCCAACATTTTCTGCCTGCCCCGCTATTGACCTTATCCGGGAAAACATTACCAATACTGTGGAAAGAGAGCTGCAGATGCCGGCTATCGTCACGGTAGACAAAGAGGTGAACTGGAACAGTAACCGACTGTCAGAAGAAGCAAAAGAGAAACTGCGGAACTATGGGATCGCTGCTCCTGTAAGACATGAAGGGGATGTAAGCCTTGACCTGCTTGAGAAGGCGAACTGCCCACATTGTGGCAGTGAGAGCACCTATCTGCGTTCCCCTTTTGGCTCCGCCCTTTGCAGAGCGCTCCATGTTTGCCGCCAGTGTGGGATGATGTTTGAGCAGTTCAAGCCGCTCTAA
- the paaC gene encoding 1,2-phenylacetyl-CoA epoxidase subunit PaaC — translation MQLQQALPELLTKIADDELIIGHRNSEWTGLGPVMEEDIAFSSMAQDKIGHAWALYRILQEHFGGGDPDHFAFMRQAGEYKCCHFVELPIGSYEFSLMRHFLFDHAETVRYQSFAQSSFVPLQQLAGKIKGELKYHTLHADAWILQLCTAGEDSRQRMQHALDQCFQLAGGIFEPGAGEALLIAEKVYPGEEALCEQWLKNISHVIEKAGLRLPQMTTPVYGGRTGQHTQHLQQLLNEMGEVFRLDPEATW, via the coding sequence ATGCAATTACAACAAGCATTACCCGAACTGCTCACTAAAATAGCAGATGATGAGCTGATCATTGGTCACCGTAATTCAGAATGGACTGGTTTGGGACCCGTAATGGAAGAAGATATCGCATTCTCTTCTATGGCACAGGACAAAATAGGACATGCGTGGGCACTCTATCGCATCCTGCAGGAACATTTTGGAGGAGGAGACCCGGACCACTTTGCATTTATGAGACAAGCCGGCGAATATAAATGCTGTCATTTTGTGGAGCTGCCCATCGGATCCTATGAGTTCAGCCTGATGCGGCATTTCCTGTTCGATCATGCCGAAACAGTCCGTTACCAGTCTTTTGCTCAAAGTAGTTTTGTTCCCTTACAACAGTTGGCCGGTAAGATAAAAGGCGAATTAAAATATCATACACTGCACGCAGACGCATGGATATTACAATTGTGCACAGCCGGAGAAGACAGTCGTCAGCGAATGCAACATGCACTGGATCAATGCTTCCAGCTGGCAGGAGGCATATTTGAACCCGGCGCGGGAGAGGCACTGCTAATAGCTGAAAAAGTGTACCCGGGAGAGGAGGCATTGTGTGAGCAATGGCTGAAAAATATTTCACACGTTATAGAAAAAGCAGGGCTGCGTTTGCCTCAAATGACCACTCCGGTTTATGGGGGGCGTACAGGGCAGCATACCCAGCATCTGCAACAATTATTAAACGAAATGGGAGAAGTATTCCGGCTGGATCCGGAAGCTACCTGGTAG
- a CDS encoding YtxH domain-containing protein has product MASNGSKAVVSFIVGAAVGVAVGYFLNSDKKDELVDKLKYQADKLKDKFKKKKEQYEDALENELA; this is encoded by the coding sequence ATGGCAAGCAACGGTTCAAAAGCAGTTGTATCATTCATTGTAGGTGCAGCAGTTGGTGTAGCAGTAGGCTACTTCCTGAACTCTGACAAGAAAGATGAACTGGTAGACAAGCTGAAATATCAGGCAGATAAGCTGAAAGACAAGTTCAAGAAAAAGAAGGAACAATATGAGGATGCTTTGGAAAATGAGTTAGCATAA
- a CDS encoding AI-2E family transporter, producing the protein MSVIDNQQIKQVSFLLIILLLAYVLFRELYTFLPGFLGAVTMYVLSRKYMFRLVEQRNWKKSLAAGILMFMSFIIILLPFGLLINMLTDKIGYAVSHSQELVQGLEQFNLRIKQSTNIDVMSQVKLEKLQEYLTAVLPTLLGATFNTLTAIAILYFILYFMLVNGRKMEAWLYEYIPLKDENVLRLGTEFQKLVVANAVGIPAIAVIQGIVSLIGYFIFQVPQPMFWFAVTCFTAMLPVVGAAAVYVPMGLYLLGTGMTWQGIGVLVYGFAVVGTSDNIFRFVLAKRIGDVHPLITVFGVLIGVNLFGFIGLIFGPLLISMFILLLDIYSNEFFTKKREVRIKH; encoded by the coding sequence ATGAGCGTAATAGACAACCAACAAATAAAACAAGTCAGCTTTCTTCTTATCATTCTCCTACTGGCATACGTGCTATTTAGAGAGTTGTATACTTTTCTCCCCGGATTTTTAGGCGCTGTTACCATGTATGTACTAAGTCGGAAATATATGTTCCGGCTGGTAGAACAACGTAACTGGAAAAAGAGCCTTGCTGCCGGTATACTTATGTTCATGTCTTTCATCATTATTCTGCTGCCTTTCGGTTTACTTATTAATATGCTAACAGACAAGATCGGCTACGCGGTATCTCATTCCCAGGAACTTGTGCAGGGACTTGAGCAATTCAATTTACGGATAAAGCAGTCCACGAATATTGATGTGATGTCGCAGGTAAAACTTGAAAAACTGCAGGAATACCTGACGGCTGTCCTCCCCACATTGCTGGGTGCAACCTTCAACACACTAACTGCCATCGCTATACTTTATTTCATTCTGTATTTTATGCTGGTAAACGGTCGTAAGATGGAAGCCTGGCTATATGAATATATTCCACTGAAAGATGAAAACGTGCTACGGCTGGGCACTGAATTTCAGAAACTTGTGGTTGCCAATGCGGTAGGTATACCAGCCATTGCCGTTATCCAGGGAATCGTCTCGCTGATAGGCTACTTTATTTTCCAGGTACCTCAACCTATGTTCTGGTTTGCAGTTACCTGCTTCACAGCTATGTTGCCGGTAGTCGGTGCGGCAGCTGTATATGTTCCGATGGGGCTTTATCTGCTAGGCACTGGCATGACCTGGCAGGGCATCGGTGTACTGGTATATGGATTTGCTGTGGTAGGTACTTCTGATAATATATTCAGGTTTGTGCTGGCTAAAAGAATAGGAGATGTACATCCTCTGATCACGGTATTCGGTGTACTTATAGGTGTGAATCTCTTTGGATTTATAGGATTGATATTCGGGCCATTGCTGATCTCTATGTTTATCCTGCTATTAGATATTTACTCTAATGAGTTCTTTACTAAAAAGCGGGAAGTGCGCATTAAACACTGA
- the nadD gene encoding nicotinate (nicotinamide) nucleotide adenylyltransferase, whose protein sequence is MSLLFTTFTLKKQGMKIGLYFGSFNPIHTGHLIIANYVAYNTDLDKVWLVVSPQNPLKPSGSLLNEHTRFHLVELAIKDEPKLRASNIEFSLPRPSFTIDTLTYLGEKFPTQEFTIIMGSDSFKNITRWKNYQQIVKNYPICVYLRPGHEVTETYGAHVEILKAPMLDISSTDIRQYVQEGKPIRYMVPDNVAAYIAENNYYK, encoded by the coding sequence ATGTCCTTATTATTCACTACTTTCACGCTCAAAAAACAGGGCATGAAGATAGGCTTGTATTTTGGGTCTTTTAATCCCATACATACCGGGCATCTGATTATTGCGAATTATGTGGCATACAATACGGATCTTGATAAAGTTTGGTTAGTGGTTTCTCCACAAAACCCGCTAAAGCCTTCGGGGTCATTATTGAATGAACATACCCGCTTTCATCTGGTGGAGCTGGCAATTAAGGATGAACCCAAATTAAGAGCGAGCAATATCGAATTTTCTCTGCCCAGGCCTTCTTTTACCATAGATACATTGACTTATCTGGGGGAAAAATTTCCTACCCAGGAGTTTACCATCATAATGGGGAGTGATAGTTTTAAAAATATCACCCGTTGGAAGAACTATCAGCAGATCGTCAAGAATTATCCTATCTGCGTATATCTGCGTCCTGGCCACGAAGTGACGGAAACATATGGTGCGCATGTGGAAATACTGAAGGCGCCGATGCTTGATATTTCTTCAACAGATATCCGTCAGTATGTGCAGGAAGGCAAGCCTATCCGGTACATGGTGCCAGATAATGTGGCTGCCTATATTGCTGAGAATAACTACTATAAATAG